The proteins below are encoded in one region of Hordeum vulgare subsp. vulgare chromosome 3H, MorexV3_pseudomolecules_assembly, whole genome shotgun sequence:
- the LOC123440597 gene encoding tyrosine decarboxylase 1-like: MATGGAPFDALSSLDPETFTGESRAVISFLADYYRDVETYPVQPQALPGRLRALLPDAPPENGEPMEVILEEVRTHIVPALTHWQGPRFFAYFPMNASTAGFAGEMLSTGLNIVPFMRAASPAATELECAVVDWMGKLAGLTDRLLFSGGGGGVLHGSTCEAVVCTLAAARDRALSRLGDEGILRLVVYASDQSHCTFQKGARIVGIPRSNFRVIPTTAASGYGLTADSVRDAVEADVASGLVPLYLCATVGTTGLGAVDPVRDLGELARNHGMWLHVDAAYAGSALICPEFQHHIDGVELAESVSMNPHKWFLTNMDCCCLWVASPAALTSALSTNPEYLTNVTEESAAGAGVVDYKDWQIALSRPFRAMKLWVVLRRYGGAGMRAYVRRHVEMARWFEQALEADGRFEVVAPTRFSLVTFRLRPRHEGDDDAVDGLNRRLLVAVNGSGRAFMTHFVVDGKFVIRMAVGGAMIQMRHVQDTWELVCEKAEEVGAVLK, encoded by the coding sequence ATGGCGACGGGTGGAGCACCATTCGACGCGCTATCGTCACTGGACCCCGAGACCTTCACCGGGGAGTCGCGCGCCGTGATCAGCTTCCTCGCCGACTACTACCGTGACGTCGAGACGTATCCGGTCCAGCCCCAGGCCCTGCCAGGGCGCCTCCGTGCTCTTCTACCCGACGCGCCGCCCGAGAACGGCGAGCCGATGGAGGTGATACTGGAGGAGGTACGGACTCACATCGTCCCGGCACTGACGCACTGGCAGGGCCCCAGGTTCTTTGCCTACTTCCCGATGAACGCCAGCACCGCCGGGTTCGCCGGCGAGATGCTCTCCACCGGGCTCAACATTGTACCCTTCATGCGGGCCGCCTCGCCGGCCGCAACCGAGCTCGAGTGCGCCGTGGTGGACTGGATGGGCAAGCTGGCGGGCCTCACGGACCGTCTCCtcttctccggcggcggcggcggcgtgctgCACGGGAGCACCTGCGAGGCCGTGGTGTGCACGCTCGCGGCCGCGCGCGATCGCGCGCTGAGCAGGCTCGGCGACGAGGGCATCCTGAGGCTGGTGGTCTACGCCTCGGACCAGAGCCACTGCACGTTCCAGAAGGGCGCGAGGATCGTGGGGATCCCGCGGTCCAACTTCCGCGTCATCCCGACGACGGCGGCGTCGGGCTACGGCCTCACCGCGGACAGCGTCCGCGACGCGGTGGAGGCCGACGTGGCCAGCGGGCTCGTGCCGCTGTACTTGTGCGCCACGGTCGGCACGACCGGGCTCGGCGCGGTCGACCCGGTGCGCGATCTCGGCGAGCTGGCGCGAAACCACGGCATGTGGCTGCACGTCGACGCCGCGTACGCCGGCAGCGCCCTGATCTGCCCCGAGTTCCAGCATCACATCGACGGCGTCGAGCTCGCGGAGTCGGTGAGCATGAACCCGCACAAGTGGTTCCTCACCAACATGGACTGCTGCTGCCTGTGGGTGGCGAGCCCGGCCGCGCTCACCTCCGCACTGTCCACCAATCCAGAGTACCTCACCAACGTCACAGAAGAAAGTGCAGCAGGCGCAGGCGTGGTCGACTACAAGGACTGGCAGATCGCGTTGTCGCGGCCCTTCCGCGCCATGAAGCTATGGGTGGTCCTGCGCCGGTACGGCGGCGCGGGCATGCGGGCGTACGTACGGCGGCACGTCGAGATGGCCAGGTGGTTCGAGCAGGCGCTGGAGGCCGACGGGCGGTTCGAGGTGGTAGCTCCGACGAGGTTCTCCCTCGTGACCTTCCGCCTCCGTCCAAGGCACGAAGGCGACGATGATGCCGTTGATGGCTTGAACCGCAGGCTGCTCGTGGCGGTGAACGGGAGCGGGCGGGCGTTCATGACGCACTTCGTGGTGGACGGCAAGTTTGTTATCCGTATGGCGGTGGGCGGAGCCATGATACAGATGCGGCACGTCCAAGACACCTGGGAGCTTGTCTGCGAGAAGGCCGAGGAAGTCGGCGCTGTTCTGAAATAA
- the LOC123440598 gene encoding heat stress transcription factor C-1a-like, giving the protein MDGLHTELALGLIGELQTAPFVAKTYQMVCDPRTDALVRWGTDNNSFLVADVAGFSRHLLPCFFKHGNFSSFVRQLNSYGFRKVHPDRWEFAHESFLRGQTHLLLRIVRRKKKRGETSCSSVVGGGGGGEQHVMANIGEEVEEEEDDEGKEALLEEVQRLRQQQTAIGEQLARMSRRLQATERRSDRLMPFLARLDEDPKATSPRLLQQAPEKQRQRMQFPSRDFTSFPVALQPAPSPPLALGDAAMAGARVRQWAEPMAPLKLTTFEQPSASYGVRQVPEIEGGGSASGMGLTDSGTAVETPFPFCLLGHCFF; this is encoded by the exons ATGGACGGCCTCCACACGGAGCTCGCGCTGGGGCTGATCGGCGAGCTCCAGACGGCGCCGTTCGTGGCCAAGACGTACCAGATGGTTTGCGACCCTAGGACGGACGCGCTCGTCAGGTGGGGGACGGACAACAACAGCTTCCTCGTCGCCGACGTCGCCGGCTTCTCGCGGCACCTCCTCCCATGCTTCTTCAAGCACGGCAACTTCTCCAGCTTCGTCCGCCAGCTCAACTCTTAC GGCTTCCGGAAGGTGCACCCGGACCGATGGGAGTTCGCGCACGAGTCATTCCTGCGCGGCCAGACGCACCTTCTGCTGCGCATCGTGCGCCGCAAGAAGAAGCGCGGCGAGACCTCTTGCTCGTCTgtagtcggcggcggcggcggcggcgagcagcacGTGATGGCCAATATAGGAGAGGaagtggaggaggaagaggacgacGAGGGGAAGGAGGCGCTGCTCGAGGAGGTTCAGAGGCTGCGGCAGCAGCAGACGGCTATCGGGGAGCAGCTTGCGCGGATGAGCCGGCGACTGCAGGCGACGGAGCGGCGGAGTGACCGGCTCATGCCCTTTCTCGCCAGGCTCGACGAGGATCCCAAGGCCACGTCCCCCCGCCTTCTCCAACAGGCACCCGAGAAACAGCGCCAGCGCATGCAGTTCCCTTCCCGTGATTTTACTTCCTTTCCCGTTGCACTTCAGCCGGCACCTTCACCGCCATTGGCTCTCGGCGACGCGGCCATGGCCGGAGCTAGAGTCCGGCAATGGGCGGAGCCGATGGCGCCACTGAAACTCACAACCTTCGAGCAGCCCTCCGCGAGCTACGGGGTGCGGCAGGTGCCGGAGATCGAGGGCGGCGGCAGCGCCAGCGGCATGGGCCTAACTGATAGTGGGACCGCGGTGGAGACCCCTTTCCCGTTCTGCCTACTTGGCCATTGTTTCTTCTAA